From Chlamydiota bacterium, a single genomic window includes:
- the rpmJ gene encoding 50S ribosomal protein L36, with translation MKVKASVRRICEKCKIVRRKGVVRVLCSNPRHKQKQG, from the coding sequence ATGAAGGTCAAAGCGTCGGTGCGCAGGATCTGCGAGAAGTGCAAGATCGTCCGCCGCAAGGGGGTGGTGCGGGTGCTCTGCTCCAACCCGCGGCACAAGCAGAAGCAGGGGTGA
- the secY gene encoding preprotein translocase subunit SecY: protein MIAAFRNMFRIGELRSRILFTLGMLIVYRLGAWVPTPGVDAKALGLFFDELQRTQGTGGNLFGMMNMFSGGALSNCTIFALGIMPYISASIILQLLTAVVPSLERLAKEGEAGRRKINQYTRYGTVFLCLFQSAMISRFLENPASFGGRLIIPNPGWATRLMIMITITAGTIFIMWLGEQITENGIGNGISLIITAGIISRMPSAVYEVYELVRTGTIRPFAVAGMALLAALVVAGVVLVTEGQRRIPIQRPKQIRGRKIYSAQSTYIPLRVNQAGVIPIIFASSILLFPATIGSFVQTDWLREAMGALRPGALLYTLLEVVLIIFFCYFYTAITFNPIDLADNMKKSGAFVPGIRPGKPTAEFFERVMNRITLPGAFFLAAIAVFPSFIAGYMNVSYTISQFFGGTGLLIIVGVMLDTMRQVESHLVMRHYEGFMRKGRIRGR from the coding sequence ATGATCGCGGCGTTCAGGAACATGTTCAGGATCGGCGAACTGCGAAGCCGGATACTGTTCACGCTCGGCATGCTGATCGTGTACCGGCTCGGCGCCTGGGTCCCCACGCCGGGCGTCGACGCCAAGGCCCTCGGCCTCTTCTTCGACGAGCTCCAGCGGACGCAGGGGACCGGCGGCAACCTGTTCGGGATGATGAACATGTTCTCGGGCGGCGCCTTGTCGAACTGCACCATCTTCGCCCTCGGGATCATGCCGTACATCAGCGCCTCGATCATCCTCCAGCTGCTCACCGCGGTCGTCCCCTCCCTCGAGCGGCTCGCCAAGGAGGGGGAGGCGGGGCGGCGCAAGATCAACCAGTACACGCGCTACGGGACGGTGTTCCTCTGCCTCTTCCAGTCGGCGATGATCAGCCGTTTCCTGGAGAACCCGGCCAGCTTCGGCGGGCGGCTCATCATCCCGAACCCGGGATGGGCGACGCGTCTGATGATCATGATCACCATCACCGCCGGCACCATCTTCATCATGTGGCTCGGGGAGCAGATCACCGAGAACGGCATCGGGAACGGCATCTCGCTGATCATCACCGCCGGGATCATCTCCCGGATGCCCAGCGCCGTCTACGAGGTCTACGAGCTGGTGCGGACCGGTACGATCCGCCCGTTCGCGGTCGCGGGGATGGCGCTGCTCGCCGCGCTCGTCGTCGCGGGCGTGGTGCTGGTCACGGAGGGGCAGCGCCGCATCCCCATACAGCGCCCCAAGCAGATACGCGGTAGGAAGATCTACAGCGCCCAGAGCACCTATATCCCGCTGCGCGTCAACCAGGCGGGGGTCATCCCGATCATCTTCGCCTCCTCGATCCTGCTCTTCCCGGCCACGATCGGGAGCTTCGTCCAGACCGACTGGCTCAGGGAGGCGATGGGGGCGCTGCGTCCCGGGGCGCTCCTGTACACGCTCCTGGAGGTCGTGTTGATCATCTTCTTCTGCTACTTCTACACCGCCATCACCTTCAACCCGATCGATCTCGCCGACAACATGAAGAAGAGCGGGGCGTTCGTTCCCGGCATCCGGCCCGGCAAGCCCACCGCGGAGTTCTTCGAACGGGTCATGAACCGCATCACGCTCCCCGGCGCGTTCTTCCTCGCGGCGATCGCGGTCTTCCCGAGCTTCATCGCGGGCTATATGAACGTGAGCTACACGATCTCGCAGTTCTTCGGCGGAACCGGGCTTTTGATCATCGTGGGCGTGATGCTGGACACGATGCGGCAGGTGGAGTCGCACCTCGTGATGCGCCACTACGAGGGGTTCATGCGGAAGGGACGCATCCGCGGGCGGTGA
- a CDS encoding 50S ribosomal protein L18: MKRSDAARWRRKMRVRKRIHGTAARPRLSVFRSAAHIYAQLVDDDRGLTLAAVSTRSAAFKEKAAGTAKKTGNKEAAGIVGTLIAEMAKAKGVAAVVFDRNRYCYHGRVKALADGARAGGLTF, from the coding sequence ATGAAGAGAAGCGACGCAGCACGGTGGAGGAGGAAGATGCGCGTCAGGAAGCGCATCCACGGCACGGCCGCGAGGCCGCGCCTGAGCGTGTTCCGCAGCGCGGCGCATATCTACGCGCAGCTCGTCGACGACGACCGGGGCCTGACGCTCGCCGCGGTGTCGACCCGCTCCGCCGCGTTCAAGGAGAAGGCGGCGGGGACGGCGAAGAAGACGGGGAACAAGGAGGCGGCGGGGATCGTCGGAACCCTCATCGCCGAGATGGCCAAGGCCAAGGGCGTCGCCGCGGTGGTGTTCGACCGGAACCGGTACTGCTATCACGGGCGGGTGAAGGCGCTGGCGGACGGGGCGCGCGCGGGCGGGCTCACCTTCTGA
- a CDS encoding adenylate kinase yields MRLILLGPPGAGKGSQAKVLCEEFKIPHISTGDMFREAYKAGTELGTAAHDRYWGKGDLVPDEITVGLVRERLSKQDCRRRGFLLDGFPRTLPQAEGLDALLAELGQNLDKVFYMKTHQDVILQRLGGRRVCRSCGASFHLVNVPPKVEGVCDACGGPLAARADDSEETILNRLRVYEAQTAPLIGYYEARNLLATVNSDAPVQGTFIQIMRVLGRE; encoded by the coding sequence ATGAGACTCATACTACTGGGCCCCCCGGGAGCGGGCAAAGGATCGCAGGCGAAGGTGCTCTGCGAGGAGTTCAAGATCCCGCACATCTCGACCGGGGATATGTTTCGCGAGGCGTACAAGGCGGGAACGGAGCTCGGCACGGCGGCGCACGACCGCTACTGGGGGAAGGGAGACCTGGTGCCGGACGAGATCACCGTCGGCCTCGTGCGGGAGCGCCTCTCGAAGCAGGATTGCCGCCGCCGCGGCTTCCTCCTCGACGGGTTCCCCCGCACGCTCCCCCAGGCGGAGGGGCTCGACGCCCTTCTCGCGGAGCTCGGGCAGAACCTCGACAAGGTCTTCTACATGAAGACCCACCAGGACGTGATCCTGCAGCGCCTGGGCGGGCGCAGGGTCTGCAGATCCTGCGGCGCGAGCTTCCACCTGGTCAACGTGCCGCCGAAGGTCGAGGGGGTCTGCGACGCGTGCGGCGGACCGCTCGCCGCGAGGGCGGACGACAGCGAGGAGACGATCCTCAACCGGCTCAGGGTCTACGAGGCGCAGACCGCCCCTCTGATCGGCTACTACGAGGCGCGCAATCTGCTCGCGACGGTGAACAGCGACGCGCCGGTGCAGGGGACGTTCATCCAGATCATGCGGGTGCTGGGCAGGGAATGA
- the rpsE gene encoding 30S ribosomal protein S5 — translation MAERRDRDRNRDRDRNREAAPGEIQEKVVSINRCAKVVKGGRRFSFSALVVCGDREGNIGYGFGKANEIAEAIKKGSEGSRRRIVHVQRRGATIPHETIGVFGGARVLLKPAAPGTGIIAGGGMRIVLDLAGVKDVLAKSLKSKNPINVVKATFVALEGLRTRAQVMAGRGLD, via the coding sequence GTGGCGGAGAGACGGGATCGGGACAGGAACCGGGATCGCGACAGGAACCGCGAAGCGGCCCCCGGAGAGATACAGGAAAAGGTCGTGAGCATCAACCGCTGCGCCAAGGTGGTCAAGGGCGGGCGCCGCTTCAGCTTCAGCGCCCTCGTCGTATGCGGCGACCGGGAAGGGAACATCGGCTACGGCTTCGGGAAGGCCAACGAGATCGCCGAGGCGATCAAGAAAGGCTCCGAGGGCTCGCGGCGGAGGATCGTGCACGTCCAGCGCCGCGGCGCCACCATCCCCCACGAGACGATCGGTGTCTTCGGGGGGGCGCGCGTGCTCCTGAAACCCGCGGCCCCCGGCACCGGCATCATCGCCGGCGGCGGCATGCGGATCGTCCTCGACCTCGCGGGGGTGAAGGACGTCCTTGCGAAGTCGCTGAAATCGAAGAACCCGATCAACGTCGTGAAGGCGACGTTCGTCGCGCTCGAGGGGCTGCGGACGCGCGCGCAGGTGATGGCGGGAAGGGGGCTCGACTAG
- the map gene encoding type I methionyl aminopeptidase — translation MINIKSPGELEKMRVACEITASLMEALGAMIEPGVATRDLDAAAARFIRERGARPAFKGYRGYPATICVSVNEEVVHGIPGRRELRTGDLVSIDAGVEHGGYFGDMARTFAVGAVDSEKARLAEAARLAVDDAVRQAVAGGWLFDLSHAIERRAETGGFSVVRDYVGHGIGARLHEDPQIPNYGKPRTGPRLKPGMTFAVEAMINAGSHAVRVLSDGWTVVTRDRRPSAHYEDTIAITENGPEVLTCPKGKKR, via the coding sequence ATGATCAATATCAAGTCCCCGGGCGAACTCGAGAAGATGCGCGTTGCGTGCGAGATCACCGCGTCCCTGATGGAGGCGCTCGGGGCGATGATCGAGCCCGGTGTGGCGACGAGGGATCTGGACGCGGCGGCCGCGCGGTTCATCAGGGAGCGCGGGGCGCGCCCGGCGTTCAAAGGGTACCGGGGGTACCCCGCGACCATCTGCGTGTCGGTGAACGAGGAGGTCGTCCACGGGATCCCGGGGCGCCGCGAGCTGCGCACGGGCGACCTGGTGAGCATCGACGCGGGCGTCGAGCACGGCGGCTACTTCGGCGACATGGCGCGCACCTTCGCGGTGGGCGCGGTGGATTCGGAAAAGGCACGTCTGGCGGAGGCGGCGCGGCTCGCGGTCGACGACGCGGTGCGCCAGGCGGTGGCGGGCGGGTGGCTCTTCGATCTCTCGCACGCGATCGAGCGCCGCGCCGAGACGGGCGGCTTCTCGGTGGTGCGGGACTACGTCGGGCACGGGATCGGCGCGCGGCTCCACGAGGATCCGCAGATTCCGAACTACGGGAAGCCCCGCACCGGGCCGAGGCTCAAGCCGGGGATGACGTTTGCGGTCGAGGCGATGATCAACGCGGGCTCGCACGCGGTGCGGGTCCTGTCGGACGGATGGACCGTCGTAACGCGGGACCGAAGGCCCTCGGCGCACTACGAGGACACGATCGCGATCACGGAGAACGGTCCAGAGGTGCTCACATGCCCAAAAGGGAAGAAGCGATAA
- the rpsM gene encoding 30S ribosomal protein S13, whose translation MPRIVGVDIPKEKRVETALTYIYGVGPAKASRILAAAGVNPDTRAKDLTEEEVAKIASVIQNTCRVEGDLRREVAGNIKRLMSIGSYRGMRHRRGLPVRGQRTSTNARTRKGPRKTVGVKRKASMKKQGQIA comes from the coding sequence ATGCCGCGCATCGTAGGGGTCGACATACCGAAAGAGAAGCGGGTCGAGACGGCCCTCACCTACATCTACGGCGTCGGGCCGGCGAAGGCGTCGAGGATCCTCGCCGCGGCCGGGGTGAATCCCGACACGAGGGCTAAAGACCTCACCGAGGAGGAGGTGGCGAAGATCGCCTCCGTGATCCAGAACACCTGCCGGGTCGAGGGCGACCTGCGGCGGGAGGTGGCGGGCAATATCAAGCGGTTGATGAGCATCGGCAGCTACCGGGGGATGCGGCACCGCCGCGGGCTGCCGGTCCGCGGCCAGCGGACCAGCACGAACGCCCGCACCCGGAAGGGGCCGCGGAAGACCGTCGGCGTGAAGCGCAAGGCGTCGATGAAGAAGCAGGGCCAGATCGCGTAG
- the rplO gene encoding 50S ribosomal protein L15, translating to MRLHELKNNEGARRGAKRRGRGPGSGHGKTSCRGHKGQKARSGAKIRPGFEGGQMPLIRRIPKRGFRAPRRPRVETVNVGRLDVFDEGSVVDAKALSARGIVRRSCDGVKILGEGALTKRLDVVADAFSVSARKKIEAAKGTARIAAPPKAAPAAAGAPTPGAE from the coding sequence GTGAGACTGCACGAGCTGAAAAACAACGAGGGGGCGCGGCGCGGCGCCAAGCGCAGGGGCCGGGGGCCCGGTTCCGGCCACGGCAAGACGAGCTGCCGCGGCCACAAGGGGCAGAAGGCGCGGTCGGGGGCGAAGATCAGGCCCGGCTTCGAGGGCGGCCAGATGCCGCTCATCCGCCGGATCCCCAAGCGCGGATTCCGCGCCCCGCGGCGGCCCCGCGTCGAAACGGTCAACGTCGGGCGCCTGGACGTCTTCGACGAGGGGAGCGTGGTGGACGCCAAGGCCCTCTCCGCCCGGGGCATCGTGCGGCGGTCCTGCGACGGCGTGAAGATCCTCGGCGAGGGGGCGCTCACGAAGCGCCTCGATGTCGTCGCGGACGCGTTCAGCGTCTCCGCGCGGAAGAAGATCGAAGCGGCGAAGGGCACGGCGCGGATCGCCGCGCCGCCGAAGGCGGCGCCGGCCGCGGCCGGGGCGCCGACGCCGGGAGCGGAGTGA
- the infA gene encoding translation initiation factor IF-1 translates to MPKREEAIRVEGVVAEVLPNTMFRVDLQNGHRVLAHISGRMRMHFIRILPGDKVLLEMSPYDLAKARIVYRVK, encoded by the coding sequence ATGCCCAAAAGGGAAGAAGCGATAAGGGTCGAGGGGGTCGTCGCGGAGGTGCTCCCGAACACGATGTTCCGGGTGGACCTCCAGAACGGGCACCGCGTCCTTGCCCATATCTCGGGCAGGATGCGGATGCACTTCATCAGGATCCTCCCGGGGGACAAGGTGCTGCTCGAGATGTCCCCGTACGACCTGGCGAAGGCACGGATCGTCTACCGCGTCAAGTGA
- the rpsK gene encoding 30S ribosomal protein S11 translates to MAQEREQRGPRTATTKRKAWRSAPRGVAHVLASFNNTIVSIADNRGNVVVWASAGSSGFKGARKSTAFAATVVATNCGRRAVAHGMREIEVNVKGPGAGRESAIRALQAAGLQITAIRDVTPIPHNGCRPPKRRRV, encoded by the coding sequence ATGGCACAGGAACGGGAGCAGAGGGGGCCGAGGACGGCGACGACGAAGCGCAAGGCGTGGCGCAGCGCTCCGCGGGGCGTCGCCCACGTCCTGGCGTCGTTCAACAACACGATCGTGAGCATCGCCGACAACCGGGGGAACGTGGTCGTCTGGGCCAGCGCGGGCTCATCGGGGTTCAAGGGGGCGCGCAAGAGCACCGCGTTCGCCGCCACGGTCGTGGCCACCAACTGCGGCCGCCGCGCCGTGGCGCACGGGATGCGCGAGATCGAGGTCAACGTCAAGGGCCCCGGCGCGGGGCGCGAGTCCGCGATCAGGGCGCTGCAGGCCGCGGGCCTCCAGATCACCGCGATACGGGACGTCACGCCGATCCCGCACAACGGCTGCAGGCCGCCGAAGCGCCGCAGGGTGTAA